From Pseudopipra pipra isolate bDixPip1 chromosome 9, bDixPip1.hap1, whole genome shotgun sequence, a single genomic window includes:
- the LDLRAD1 gene encoding low-density lipoprotein receptor class A domain-containing protein 1 isoform X1 — protein sequence MALLVVVAAVGLGVALGLLPRASVNRFCTAPSNRTGFLCDDRVTCIPSSWVCDRVSNCRNGEDEQEKLCGDLPHSLPGYLVFLCSNPRSWIYADQRCNGMNDCGDCSDESGSLASCPPCGWEWWSCIPVRYEYCSCIPRRLCRDGVQDCLDWSDEYVCRP from the exons ATGGCACTGCTCGTCGTGGTGGCTGCTGTGGGCttgggggtggcactgggactCCTGCCACGGGCATCAG TGAACCGCTTCTGCACAGCCCCCAGTAACCGGACAGGCTTCTTGTGTGATGACAGAGTGACCTGCATCCCATCCAGTTGGGTCTGTGACAGAGTCAGCAACTGCAGGAATGGAGAGGATGAGCAGGAGAAGCTCTGTG GTGACTTGCCCCACAGCCTCCCAGGATACCTGGTTTTCCTCTGCAGTAACCCCAGATCCTGGATCTATGCCGATCAGAGGTGTAACGGGATGAACGACTGCGGAGACTGCTCTGACGAGTCGGGGAGCT TGGCCTCCTGTCCCCCATGTGGGTGGGAGTGGTGGAGCTGCATCCCTGTGCGCTACGAGTACTGCTCCTGCATCCCCAGGAGGCTGTGCCGGGATGGTGTCCAGGACTGCCTTGACTGGTCAGACGAGTACGTCTGCAGGCCATGA
- the LDLRAD1 gene encoding low-density lipoprotein receptor class A domain-containing protein 1 isoform X2, translating to MLESEGFLAFPSVNRFCTAPSNRTGFLCDDRVTCIPSSWVCDRVSNCRNGEDEQEKLCGDLPHSLPGYLVFLCSNPRSWIYADQRCNGMNDCGDCSDESGSLASCPPCGWEWWSCIPVRYEYCSCIPRRLCRDGVQDCLDWSDEYVCRP from the exons ATGCTGGAAAGTGAAGGATTTCTTGCTTTCCCCTCAGTGAACCGCTTCTGCACAGCCCCCAGTAACCGGACAGGCTTCTTGTGTGATGACAGAGTGACCTGCATCCCATCCAGTTGGGTCTGTGACAGAGTCAGCAACTGCAGGAATGGAGAGGATGAGCAGGAGAAGCTCTGTG GTGACTTGCCCCACAGCCTCCCAGGATACCTGGTTTTCCTCTGCAGTAACCCCAGATCCTGGATCTATGCCGATCAGAGGTGTAACGGGATGAACGACTGCGGAGACTGCTCTGACGAGTCGGGGAGCT TGGCCTCCTGTCCCCCATGTGGGTGGGAGTGGTGGAGCTGCATCCCTGTGCGCTACGAGTACTGCTCCTGCATCCCCAGGAGGCTGTGCCGGGATGGTGTCCAGGACTGCCTTGACTGGTCAGACGAGTACGTCTGCAGGCCATGA
- the LRRC42 gene encoding leucine-rich repeat-containing protein 42 produces MSYCLHSESHLDTGPIYVRENGKLHVVNQGAGGIQDVTPKTRPFRLFSRSFSVELCMNREDDRARRQRTDHFIFTYTKEGNLRYSAKSLFSLVLGYISDNVDHIDSLIGFPEQIAEKLFSAAEARQKFTEPVTGLRALQKFTEAYGSLVLCSLCLRNRYLVISEKLEEIKSFRELTCLDLSSCKLGDEHELLEHLTKEALSSVKQLLLKDNSLSDAGLRRMTAPIRVLKKGLENLLVLDLSCNPKITDVGIGYLLSFKKLNCLDISGTGLKDVDAVIKRIQMQIGLVHSKVPLKEFDHSNCKTEGWAEQTVLQWEQAVMEAIKPQDNLRSRTAALRFYGKTRRIEEVVKCTVVEAETKASGNLQFYKEKVQNCHLPLKKEVAGSHELKNNRKRAMAEQERERTSKQKHLCLTVEDWDLLNTY; encoded by the exons ATGTCTTACTGTCTCCACTCAGAAAGCCATTTGGATACTGGGCCGATATACGTGCGTGAAAATGGGAAGCTGCATGTGGTAAATCAGGGTGCAGGCGGCATACAGGATGTCACTCCCAAAACAAGACCTTTTAGGCTGTTTTCCAGAAGTTTTTCAGTGGAGCTTTGCATGAACAGGGAGGACGATAGGGCAAGGAGGCAGAGGACCGATCATTTCATCTTCACGTACACTAAGGAGGGGAACCTCCGCTACTCGGCCAAGTCTCTCTTCAGCCTAGTGCTGGGTTACATTTCTGACAATGTTGATCACATTGACTCGTTGATTGGTTTCCCAGAGCAGATTGCTGAAAAGCTCTTTTCAGCAGCAGAGGCAAGACAAAAGTTCACAGAGCCAGTGACGGGACTGAGAGCTCTACAGAAGTTTACTGAAGCCTATGGCAGTTTGGTGCTATGTTCATTGTGCTTGCGGAATAG ATACCTGGTTATCTCTGAAAAActagaagaaattaaatctttCCGGGAGCTGACATGTTTGGATCTCTCCTCCTGTAAACTGGGAGATGAACATGAGCTGCTGGAACACCTCACCAAAGAGGCCCTGTCCAG TGTAAAACAGCTTCTCCTGAAAGACAACTCCCTGTCAGACGCCGGCCTTCGCAGGATGACAGCGCCCATCCGCGTGCTGAAAAAGGGGCTGGAGAATCTGCTGGTGTTAGACCTGTCTT GCAACCCTAAAATCACAGACGTGGGAATTGGAtatcttctttctttcaagAAATTGAATTGTTTGGACATTTCTGGCACAGGTCTCAAG gatGTTGATGCTGTTATTAAGCGGATCCAAATGCAGATAGGCCTCGTCCACTCAAAAGTGCCTCTGAAAGAATTTGATCATAGTAACTGCAAAACAGAGGGATGGGCAGAACAG ACAGTTCTGCAATGGGAGCAGGCAGTTATGGAAGCCATCAAGCCACAGGACAACCTGAGATccagaacagcagctctgcGCTTCT atGGCAAGACACGCAGAATAGAGGAAGTAGTCAAATGCACAGTGGTGgaagcagaaacaaaagcatCTGGAAACTTGCAGTTTTATAAGGAAAAAGTTCAAAATTGCCATTTACCTTTGAAAAAGGAGGTTGCGGGAAGCCACGAATTAAAGAACAATAGAAAAAGAGCTATGGCTGaacaagagagagaaaggacTTCCAAACAGAAGCATCTGTGCCTCACTGTGGAGGACTGGGATTTGTTAAATACCTACTGA
- the IFT25 gene encoding intraflagellar transport protein 25 homolog — MRATDWCRSSAGAALVLATSSDAEHPAESVADGNSETFWTTTGMFPQEFIIGFPKCVKISKVAIQCYLVRTLRIERSVSKDPVGFEQCIEKDLQHTEGQLQMEEFPLPEFQATYLRFIIKSAFDHFVSVHRVMAEGTAENA, encoded by the exons ATGAGAGCCACCGACTGGTGCCGGAGCTCGGCCGGGGCCGCGCTCGTTCTGGCCACCTCCAGCGACGCCGAGCACCCCGCCGAGAGCGTGGCGGACGG GAATTCTGAAACATTTTGGACGACGACAGGCATGTTCCCACAGGAATTCATTATTGGTTTTCCCAAATGTGTGAAAATCAGCAAAGTCGCAATCCAGTGTTATTTGG TGCGGACCTTAAGGATTGAAAGAAGTGTATCTAAGGACCCTGTGGGTTTTGAACAGTGCATTGAAAAAG ATTTGCAACACACAGAAGGACAGCTCCAAATGGAAGAATTTCCA CTTCCTGAATTCCAGGCCACTTACTTGCGTTTCATCATCAAATCTGCCTTTGATCATTTTGTGTCAGTGCACCGGGTGATGGCAGAGGGCACAGCAGAAAATGCTTAA
- the DIO1 gene encoding type I iodothyronine deiodinase isoform X1: MFSIKVFLQKTLILLQVTLSVVVGKTLMILFPNAMKRYILKLGEKSRMNKNPKFSYENWGPTFFSFKYMLFVLKVKWKRLEDEAFEGHPAPNTPVVTLNGEVRHLLDFMGDNRPLILNFGSCTUPSFMLKFDEFNKLIKDFGSVADFLIIYIEEAHAVDGWAFKNNVVIKNHRSLEDRKIAAQFLQKNNPLCPVVLDTMENLSSSKYAALPERLYLLQGGKVIYKGGFGPWNYHPQEIRAILEKLK, from the exons ATGTTCAGCATCAAGGTGTTCCTACAGAAAACGCTGATTCTTCTGCAGGTTACTCTGTCTGTTGTTGTTGGCAAAACACTGATGATACTGTTTCCCAATGCCATGAAAAGATATATCCTAAAACTGGGCGAAAAGAGCAGGATGAACAAGAATCCAAAGTTCAGCTATGAAAACTGGGGTCCAACTTTTTTCAGCTTCAAGTATATGCTCTTTGTGCTGAAGGTGAAGTGGAAGAGGCTGGAAGATGAAGCCTTCGAGGGACACCCTGCTCCCAACACACCGGTGGTGACCCTCAACGGGGAAGTTCGTCACCTCTTGGATTTCATGGGAG ataACCGTCCTTTAATCCTGAATTTTGGAAGTTGCACCTGACCTTCATTTATGCTAAAATTTGATGAGTTCAACAAACTCATCAAAGATTTTGGCTCAGTAGCAGATTTCCTTATCATCTACATTGAGGAAGCTCATGCAGTAG ATGGATGGGCTTTTAAAAACAACGTTGTtattaaaaatcacagaagcCTTGAAGATCGAAAAATTGCAGCacaatttcttcagaaaaataatcctTTATGTCCAGTAGTTTTAGACACTATGGAAAACCTGAGCAGCTCAAAATACGCTGCGCTGCCAGAACGACTGTATCTGCTTCAAGGAGGAAAAGTTATCTACAAG GGAGGATTTGGGCCTTGGAATTACCACCCCCAGGAAATACGTGCCAtcctggaaaagctgaaatag
- the DIO1 gene encoding type I iodothyronine deiodinase isoform X2: MFSIKVFLQKTLILLQVTLSVVVGKTLMILFPNAMKRYILKLGEKSRMNKNPKFSYENWGPTFFSFKYMLFVLKVKWKRLEDEAFEGHPAPNTPVVTLNGEVRHLLDFMGDNRPLILNFGSCTUPSFMLKFDEFNKLIKDFGSVADFLIIYIEEAHAMDGLLKTTLLLKITEALKIEKLQHNFFRKIILYVQ; the protein is encoded by the exons ATGTTCAGCATCAAGGTGTTCCTACAGAAAACGCTGATTCTTCTGCAGGTTACTCTGTCTGTTGTTGTTGGCAAAACACTGATGATACTGTTTCCCAATGCCATGAAAAGATATATCCTAAAACTGGGCGAAAAGAGCAGGATGAACAAGAATCCAAAGTTCAGCTATGAAAACTGGGGTCCAACTTTTTTCAGCTTCAAGTATATGCTCTTTGTGCTGAAGGTGAAGTGGAAGAGGCTGGAAGATGAAGCCTTCGAGGGACACCCTGCTCCCAACACACCGGTGGTGACCCTCAACGGGGAAGTTCGTCACCTCTTGGATTTCATGGGAG ataACCGTCCTTTAATCCTGAATTTTGGAAGTTGCACCTGACCTTCATTTATGCTAAAATTTGATGAGTTCAACAAACTCATCAAAGATTTTGGCTCAGTAGCAGATTTCCTTATCATCTACATTGAGGAAGCTCATGCA ATGGATGGGCTTTTAAAAACAACGTTGTtattaaaaatcacagaagcCTTGAAGATCGAAAAATTGCAGCacaatttcttcagaaaaataatcctTTATGTCCAGTAG